A single window of Granulicella mallensis MP5ACTX8 DNA harbors:
- a CDS encoding IPT/TIG domain-containing protein translates to MKTTKTTQCGQPVQKMWNYTFVLAAWICSLLMFSQLTACSGGATTGGPLTVASMSPLQLTTNGGQVAFAGTNFTPDTTVKFGDAAALKVYFQSSTLITAVSPAVGSPSTTDVTVSSPKNGSVTLSGALQYVPPPPPVVVGSCTTFPCTYKATDPGNTLVGGAQISACAGCPDGIKVGSLGYGSDVIINHIYAPTTGNYTLTISGCEGGGTQNYQVIVDGAPPVIVPLSGSNWFAPAPPVSITVPLQAGANNTIELGNATDYSPDVVSIQINSLVQTPPITVTAISPTQVLQSGGTVQFTGTNFTPDISVKFGGVAATSFTYTSPTQFTAVAPAATATGAVDVVVSSPSGGTFTLPKGLTYVAECTTLPCTYAATDPNNTLVGGAKIGTCSGCPGGVKVGNLGYGADVIINNVFAPANGNYTLTITGCEGGGTQNYQVIVDGGTPILVPLTGSDWNNPAAPVSITVPLQAGDKNTVELGNATEYSPDAVSIMISAANPATVPTITSITPNQSSITGGQVVLQGTNFEPNSTVTFGGIVAPGFTFQSSTHVTVNAPASPTAGVVDVAVNTPTNGDVTDAKAFTYTGSAACTSATCVYQAWDPANTLSGGSKTATCIGCPYGLKVGNLGYGATVTINNVYAPADGNYLLTLVASEGGGDQNLLAIVNGGAAITLPFTGHNWYLATPPEAVTIPLKKGSSNTIQLGNASNYSPDVVYAIVSPANTPATPPTPQTVAMQSGSTTVTYDLSTGLATFSYNGVDKISNFYAQGYNGFTLYQSISSVYTRTAANLPNGETDITLTASDGSPTLIQRFFLSNNHFTTQLEMDGTGLSSNEMSPIVVRGTGAVDLGSYADTRFLQVPFDNDNFVSYNAGSSNGWATTGFEVGAFYDNTSRNGLVIGSVTHDNWKTGISMSGSSSKLDALTAFGGANTPSDQLPHAAVIGNKITSPTVLVGYYSDWRDGMEDYANANAQVTPMLAWSKPAPMGWGSLGPNEAGLTMTQATAVADYFHTKLPQFNDQGVQYINLDAEWANSSDADLAAFVSHAHSQGQKAGVYWTPWVVWDWADLTATLDGVTGYTNNDVILKDHYGNPMAPVDGAYGVDPTHPGIKARIDYYSNKYLTLGFDYVKMDFLSHGALEGGSNNGVHYDTTVQTGEQAYNQGMAYLYTKIGTSVLLDESIAPIFPYQYAHARRVSCDTYGSIANTSYEMNSESYGWWLAGRLYNWNDPDMIHLENTDTSGTPYTSNENKSRATSVAVTGYMLSGDDVTDTIAPPLVQQWLTNANINGLPALNLKFRPVEGNTGTSAVNVMVAQSGTTYYLAVFNYDGSNASNQTIDLGRAGLSSSTQYDVTDLWTGATSSATGSITVNLNQAESTILKLLPH, encoded by the coding sequence ATGAAAACTACGAAAACAACTCAATGCGGACAACCAGTCCAAAAGATGTGGAACTACACGTTTGTTCTTGCGGCCTGGATCTGTTCGCTTTTGATGTTCAGCCAACTGACAGCATGCAGCGGCGGTGCAACTACTGGAGGCCCACTGACGGTGGCCTCCATGTCGCCGCTGCAACTCACAACAAATGGCGGACAGGTCGCTTTTGCGGGCACCAACTTTACACCGGACACTACTGTAAAGTTTGGTGATGCCGCAGCCCTGAAGGTGTACTTTCAGAGCTCTACGCTCATCACAGCGGTGTCGCCCGCGGTTGGTTCACCCTCGACTACGGATGTGACCGTCAGCAGCCCCAAAAACGGATCGGTTACACTCTCCGGCGCCCTGCAATACGTCCCGCCACCCCCTCCCGTGGTCGTTGGTTCCTGCACAACGTTCCCCTGCACCTATAAGGCCACTGATCCAGGGAATACGCTGGTGGGCGGCGCACAAATATCAGCTTGTGCGGGTTGCCCCGATGGAATTAAGGTCGGTAGCCTCGGCTACGGCAGCGATGTCATCATTAATCATATTTATGCACCCACTACAGGAAATTACACACTGACGATCTCCGGTTGTGAGGGCGGAGGAACACAAAACTACCAGGTGATTGTGGATGGCGCACCGCCCGTCATTGTGCCACTTAGCGGTAGCAACTGGTTTGCACCGGCTCCGCCTGTTTCTATTACGGTCCCATTGCAAGCAGGGGCGAATAATACGATCGAGTTAGGCAATGCGACCGACTATTCTCCGGATGTCGTTTCCATCCAAATCAATTCTTTGGTGCAGACACCGCCTATTACAGTTACTGCGATCAGCCCAACCCAAGTGTTGCAGTCGGGTGGCACGGTACAATTCACCGGCACAAACTTCACCCCAGATATTTCTGTGAAATTTGGCGGGGTCGCAGCGACTTCATTTACTTATACAAGTCCGACTCAATTCACTGCGGTTGCGCCTGCAGCCACAGCAACTGGAGCGGTAGATGTTGTGGTCTCTTCTCCAAGCGGCGGCACTTTCACCCTGCCCAAGGGCCTGACGTACGTTGCAGAGTGCACCACGCTCCCATGCACCTACGCGGCGACGGACCCCAACAACACACTTGTTGGTGGCGCAAAGATCGGCACTTGCTCTGGATGCCCAGGCGGCGTGAAAGTCGGCAATCTGGGATATGGTGCGGATGTGATCATCAACAACGTATTCGCTCCGGCGAATGGCAATTACACTCTGACGATCACTGGGTGTGAGGGCGGAGGTACGCAGAACTATCAGGTCATCGTGGATGGAGGAACGCCTATCCTTGTTCCTCTTACAGGCAGCGACTGGAATAATCCAGCAGCACCCGTGTCAATTACGGTACCCCTGCAAGCCGGTGATAAAAACACGGTTGAGCTGGGTAATGCGACTGAGTATTCCCCTGATGCCGTCTCGATCATGATCAGTGCCGCTAATCCAGCGACAGTTCCCACCATTACATCGATCACTCCAAACCAGTCGTCGATTACAGGTGGCCAGGTTGTGTTGCAAGGCACGAACTTCGAACCCAACTCTACGGTCACCTTTGGAGGCATCGTTGCGCCTGGTTTCACCTTCCAGAGTTCGACCCATGTTACCGTGAATGCGCCTGCCAGTCCGACGGCAGGAGTAGTGGACGTAGCCGTGAACACGCCGACTAACGGTGATGTAACGGATGCGAAGGCCTTTACTTATACAGGATCGGCGGCCTGCACGAGCGCAACCTGTGTCTATCAGGCCTGGGACCCAGCCAATACCCTTAGCGGTGGTAGTAAGACTGCGACCTGCATCGGCTGCCCCTATGGTCTCAAGGTAGGAAACCTGGGATACGGCGCAACGGTGACGATCAACAACGTGTATGCGCCGGCCGACGGTAACTACCTTCTAACCCTGGTTGCAAGTGAAGGTGGAGGAGATCAGAACCTCTTAGCCATTGTGAATGGTGGAGCTGCAATTACTCTCCCTTTCACAGGACACAACTGGTATCTTGCAACTCCACCCGAGGCCGTCACCATCCCGCTGAAGAAAGGTAGCTCCAATACCATTCAGCTGGGCAATGCTTCCAACTATTCCCCGGATGTCGTCTACGCCATTGTGAGTCCGGCAAATACACCCGCCACGCCACCGACGCCTCAAACCGTGGCCATGCAAAGCGGTTCAACGACGGTGACGTATGACCTGAGCACGGGACTTGCGACGTTCAGCTACAACGGCGTTGACAAGATTTCTAACTTCTATGCGCAGGGCTATAACGGCTTTACTTTGTACCAGTCAATATCGTCGGTCTATACCCGCACCGCCGCTAATCTTCCCAACGGTGAGACGGATATCACCCTTACTGCTTCAGACGGATCGCCAACCCTCATTCAGCGGTTCTTCTTGAGCAATAACCATTTCACTACCCAGCTCGAGATGGATGGTACGGGGCTGAGCAGCAACGAAATGTCACCCATCGTTGTGCGTGGAACTGGAGCGGTCGATCTTGGCAGCTACGCGGACACGCGGTTCCTGCAGGTGCCCTTCGACAACGATAACTTCGTAAGTTATAACGCAGGTTCATCGAATGGATGGGCAACGACGGGTTTCGAGGTCGGTGCCTTCTACGACAACACCAGCCGTAACGGTCTCGTGATCGGCTCCGTCACGCACGACAATTGGAAGACGGGCATCTCGATGTCCGGCAGCAGCAGCAAGCTGGATGCCTTGACAGCCTTTGGCGGTGCGAATACACCGTCGGACCAGCTGCCACACGCAGCGGTGATCGGCAACAAGATCACATCTCCGACTGTGCTGGTTGGCTACTATAGCGACTGGCGCGATGGCATGGAAGATTATGCCAACGCAAATGCGCAGGTCACACCGATGCTGGCCTGGTCGAAGCCTGCCCCAATGGGTTGGGGCTCGCTTGGGCCAAACGAAGCCGGCCTCACGATGACTCAGGCTACAGCGGTTGCCGATTACTTCCACACGAAACTACCGCAGTTCAACGACCAGGGAGTGCAGTACATCAACCTGGACGCGGAGTGGGCGAATAGTAGCGATGCGGATCTGGCAGCGTTCGTCAGTCACGCGCATAGCCAGGGCCAGAAGGCGGGCGTCTACTGGACGCCATGGGTCGTCTGGGACTGGGCGGATCTGACGGCAACCCTTGACGGAGTAACCGGATATACGAATAACGATGTCATTCTGAAAGATCATTATGGCAACCCGATGGCCCCAGTAGATGGCGCCTACGGCGTAGATCCGACTCATCCTGGTATAAAGGCGAGGATCGACTACTACAGCAACAAATACCTCACACTGGGCTTCGATTACGTCAAGATGGACTTCTTGAGCCATGGCGCGCTGGAGGGTGGATCAAACAACGGAGTGCACTACGACACGACCGTGCAGACCGGCGAACAGGCTTACAACCAGGGCATGGCCTATCTCTACACGAAGATTGGAACATCGGTGTTGCTCGACGAATCGATCGCTCCTATCTTCCCCTATCAGTATGCTCATGCTCGCCGTGTCTCGTGCGATACGTACGGTTCGATCGCTAACACGAGCTACGAGATGAATTCGGAAAGTTATGGTTGGTGGCTGGCCGGCCGCCTCTATAACTGGAACGATCCGGATATGATCCATCTCGAGAACACGGACACTTCGGGTACGCCTTATACTTCAAACGAAAATAAGAGCCGTGCGACTTCGGTCGCTGTCACTGGCTATATGTTGAGCGGCGATGATGTGACAGACACCATCGCTCCACCATTGGTCCAGCAGTGGCTTACCAACGCCAACATCAATGGCCTGCCGGCACTCAACCTGAAGTTCCGTCCTGTAGAGGGAAATACGGGTACTTCAGCGGTGAATGTGATGGTGGCTCAAAGCGGAACAACCTACTACCTCGCGGTGTTCAACTACGATGGATCGAATGCGTCCAATCAGACTATTGATCTTGGCCGGGCCGGTCTAAGCAGCTCCACACAGTACGATGTAACGGACCTCTGGACAGGCGCGACTTCATCGGCCACCGGTAGTATCACCGTCAACCTCAACCAGGCAGAAAGCACAATCCTGAAGCTACTGCCTCACTAG